GACGAAATCTTACTTGAGAGATCCAACGGTAATCATAAAGATGACTAATCAATCCTCTGAGCCTCTGTTTCGGAtaagtgattattttggtttggtggtgTCTTTGTGGGatatttttctaatacttttgtttgttgAGTTTGGTCATccttatttagttatttatttatgttttaactACACTTTGGTCACATATGATGATGATGCGTCAAAAAAGACTTTGGCGCATAAAGACTTAAAGACTTTGGCCCATAAAGACTTTCCCCTGATGTCACTCCGTATCAAAGTTTCAACATCACTTGCACACTTATCTTTTTATACCATTGCAATTCTATTGACACCCTTCTTAGTTCTCATTTAGTATTCCAATAAACTAGTGTTTACTATTTCTTTacgatttttatttaatacatttccATCTAGCCAAAGATGGCGTGATTATCGATTTCGTCACGGTATAAGTATAGCACGTCGTCCATCTCGTTTGCCCTTTACTAGCAGTGCAACACTTTCACCAGTTCATTCCTGcgttttgtaaaaaatttatgTGTTTAACCACTAAACACATTCGAGagagtttttttccaaatataaaTTCGTCtcatttaaggaaaaaaaacaaaaaaaaaaccatcccGACCATGCATGTCATTTATAACTCTCCTATGCACGGACGTTTACTGAGGCCTACTTTAATTATAAGCTGTATATCGAATACTGAAGAATGCTAACGACCATTATACTAAGGAAACGCCTTGCTCCAGTCGAAATCAAAGGAAGAAGCAGACGCGTTGTTGACAAAAGGTGCTTGCAAAGAATAAGTTAAGGctgggaagaagaaaagaaagactAGGAAAGCTTTACGAAGAATCCGGAAGCCTTTGAGACGATGTGTGAGTGTATGAGGTCCACCTATTCATAACTTGATTACTATCAGCCGTTTTCTCGAGGTTTTGAAAACTGCTAAggaacattatattatatatatatagtgttcaGTTAACGTGTTAAACTGAAATTAAACAcgttaaatttttttgacttttctctttcttaataGGGCGATAAAGTGACCGCGTTTTTTCCCTTTGCCGGCGTCTCTCTCAACGTCGGCATCCTCCGACCTCTCTTTCACGCCCTCTCCTCCTTATGGGGAAGCAAAAGAAGCGTAAAAAAGCTTCGACCCCAAAGCGTCATTCACCATCCCCGGTCCAGCAGAAGTTGTCTCCCAAGCCGTCAGTCTCTGCGAGTTCGCCGGAAAGTCCGGTTCCGGATCATCCTGTAGCCGCTCCCATTCAAGTCCAAGAATATGCCCAATTGACTGTTGATACATGGAAACTTCGATTGCCTCAGATCTGGTCAAGCACACCACTCTGGAGCCCTCAAATGGATCTGAGACAATACCTGATACAACCGTCTCAGACCCAAAGCCAATAGGCGTTGTACTGGAATCTCCTGTATCCACCCCTCCCGCCGAAGCATCAGTGGAAAATTCCCCAATTGATGGTCAACaggaaaccctaaatcaaaccACTACTAGCGAAGATTCATGGGTAAAGCATGTCAAAGGCACTCACAAAGAACTCAAAAAGAAAGGTTCTCCTTTCATTCTCCCTTCAGGGGAACTCTGTGTCAAGATCCCAAATTCTATTATCGAGAACAACCGTAAGTCGTGGGATCTATTCGTGATGGGCCAATTCTACTCTGATCCCCCTTTCCAGGCCACCCTCCACAACATTGTCAATGGAATCTGGAGCAAGCACTACCGGGACATCTCAGTTTCGAAGTTGGATGGTAATGCTTTCCTTTTCCGAATTTCAAATGCATCTACAAGACTTCATGTTATAAACCAACGTTTGTGGCAAATAGAAGGACAAACTATGTTTGTCGCAAAGTGGGAACCTGGGGTAATCCCAAAGAAACCCGAGCTAACCTCCGCCCCGATTTGGCTGGAGCTCAGGAATGTACCCCTTCAATTTTTTCACGAGGAAGGATTGGAGCGAGTGGCGAGCTTAGTGGGTATTCCAAAGTTTCTCCACCCTTCGACAGCAAACAAAACCAATCTAGAGGTGGCAAAGATCTTTACCATTATTGATCCGAGGAAACAGGCTGTAAATGTTCAGTTTGATTCAGGGGAGATTGTTAGGATTATGGTCTCTAGCCCATGGATGCCTCTTGTATGTTCTCACTGCAAAGGTGTACCAAACTCCACAAAAAATAGTATTAGAAAAATATTCCGCAAAGTATTAACTTTAGAGGATTTTACAAAGACACCGCCTGGCAGTCCAGCAAAACCTCATCCGTCAAAGACTAGCGTTTGGATATTCAAaaagaagatttgtttttttcttcttctagatatcaacaaaattaaaattaaaattaaaactgaaactacaatgaaattaaaagatttgCTATTACCTAGATGTcgagaaaaaattatatatataactttactATGTGTtatagtttttgtgtttgtattattttaaaaaataataatatattttatgcgATTTGGACAATGAATCTTggaattattttctaatttaatgtttgattgacaaatatatatatatatatatatatatatatatatatatttggtatttttggaaaaataaattaattttgttatttttgaaaaatatttaaaatatagtattttgagAAATTCTTCGTTTCTAAGAGAAATTGtacttttatttatagtttgatttatttgtgatttttagagaaattgttagaaatatcCTTTTGTAAATaccttttctcaaaaaaaaaaattgcaatcttcttttttttttttttttcttttccataatTACAAGATATGCACTTTTGTGTACTAGTTAAAGCTTTAAGTCTATCTGGCATTAAATTAacttttagaaatattttttttaggtataagttctttattttatatttaaggtATAGTTTTAATAgatagagtttagtatttggaatttctgatttataatttagaatttatttattttgattatagAATTgggtattattgaaaatagacaacaaaaaaaatatatattttgcaacAAGATATTTTTACctattttttaatcttgaaaacaaattctttagtgatatatattaataagtcaaaatttgtattaaaaaaatcaagaataacTAAACACCATCGACCACCACTTCCGACCACTGTTTTTAATAATTGCACCATTGGCTAAATGACACGTgacaatttgttattttttgggcatttgtaacaaatatattattaccGCTTTCAATAATTGCACCATTGTAAATATGTTACTAAATAACATTAAGAAGGGTCAAGGGTGTCAAGAGAATTCCAATGGTATAAAAAGTTAAGTGTGCAAGTGATGTTGGAACTTTGATACGGAATGACAACAGGGCAAAGTCTTTTTCGACGCATCAGCATATATGACCCAAGTGTagttaaaacataaataaataactaataagaTGACCAAACCCGACAAATaaaagtattagaaaaatattCCATAAAGTTTTCAGAGGATTTCACAAAGAcaccaccaaaccaaaatagtcaCATATCCAAAACAGAGGCTCGGAAGATTGATTAGTCATCTTTTTTGATTACCGTTGGATCTCTCAAGTATGCTGTCGTCAGTGAATAATATAACACAAACTTAGAAAAGAATAATGAggaattgtaacaaataaagaattaatgatttgttgtcaacaaaaatatatatttgttgagGAATTGTAACAAATTAAGAATTAATGATTTGTTGGGAAACAGAGAATTAATTGATTAATctgtatttgttaaaaataaataagcaaCATATAGAGAATATTAAACTACccttcaataaataaattaaaaacacaacttttggttcTGCTTAACATTGTCTAACGTCATAATTATTTGGTTCTGCTTCTCTTGAAACCAGGAAGCTCAAATTTGCaatctttcctcttctttttcccaaaatgtttctcttcttcctcaagtcCAGTTGCTGCTACAACACTCTGAACTGCCGTAACAACATCCTTGACAAAATCGGCTTCAGAGCTGCCAAAAACAAAGTATACATTCTTtcatacaagaagaagaagactaaggATTTAGTAAGTGGTGAATGTAAAATAGTACCTCTGGTCTCCCAATGATAAACCCATCTTGTCAGAGATACACTCCAAGGCTTCCTTCCATTTCTTGATCTGATCTCCACTTGAAACCTTCGCGAGCGTCCAGAAGTTGTCACCAAAGTCACCTGTCTGATTTCTAACCTCCTCTGCCTTTACCTTGTAGAAGATTGGAATGATTTGGAGGTTTCTTTTATCGGatagtttcttcatcttcaccaaCTCATCCAGACACCAGCTCGACTCGGTGTATCTGAAATCAAGACGAGAGTGATTACAATTCTTGAATCTTCTGGATAATGTGAAAGAATACATAGAATACAAACCTGGTAGAGAAGATGGCAAGCGCGATCCTCGACACTTGGATTCGAAGAAAGAGATTTTGAAGGTCTTTGCCTCTCTGTTCGTATTTGTCTACGAAGAAGCTGATCTCATTCCTTTCAAAAGCATCGACGAGGTGGCTCACGAAGCTGTAACGCAGTTGCTCTCCCCTGTAGTTCAAAAACACTTGATGCGCTTGAGTGGGAGAGAAGATTGCCATTGTTCGGAGGTACCTGTGAAATTAAAAGCACTTGCGTTGTTGTTATTTAAATACCAAAAAGTGTCTAAATATGAGTCAGCAGAAATTACATTCCACCTACgataacaaatttattatatgGAAGAAGAGcattacttataatttttttttggacaaagagcattacttataattaaataaaacatacaatatattaaatactaaatatgaatatataataaatttacgAATATCAGAGAGACCTGacccttttttttctctctcgtctTCTAAACCTAAAACCAGCGGCCGCCAAAATTTTTTCAGATCTAAAACCGGAAAGCGGTGGATCCTTTAGCACCGGCTCCGGTCTCCCGTTTTCTTCCTTTCGTGTTTtgctttagttttcttttaagttATGGGAAGTTTCTGACCTTCGATGGGAGATTTTATCAGTTTAATCGTTTTGTGCTCTAGGGTGTTTGAGGAAGCGGTCGAGCGGCTCAGATATGCTTGGTTTGTAGCTTTTGCGAGGAGGATGGTGCCGGATCTGAGATCGACGGAGACAAGCCATTGTTCGCCTGCTCACAACCCAGATTTGTCTCTCGCTCTTGTGCTTTAGTTTGTTTGGATGCcgctttgttttggtttgtgggTGCTATGTAGGAAGTCTTCACCTCACCATTGTTTTCCTCGTTCGTCCTTTATGCCTGGTTTTACTTAATAGGTCCCTTTTAGTTTGTTTCCGCTCTAAGTAGAGGTTCTTTTGTGTGAAGTTTATATTTGGCTCTCTGCTTTGGATCCTGATAGACTAAGAGTACCAGTTGCctttatgaagaagaagttgaggacAAAGGGTAGAAGAGCAAGACAATGGGGAAAGAGCAAAAGTGGCTAAGAAGGTCTAAACCTTGGGATCCAGTAGAAGGTTAGAGATTTAAATAAAAGCAGCACCTTGGTGTATGTACCAGTGCGATGTCGTTTAGGAAAGAAACCTAATAAGGGAAGTGTATTTAAAGATGGTACCTATGCTAGGGTAACCTATCacattaataatcataaaatttctatcttcttcttaccTTACTCTCCGCCGCTAAGGCACAATATCTCTATCTCCctcttatttcttcttttcaaaatcaGGTTAAGGGTTCAACCTTAACAAGTGGTGCTTTCATTGAGAGATACTGATGGCTCCTCAACAGTCCGCTGTCGGTAAAAACATCCAAACCAAAACGAGTGAGCTTGAGTTATCCTCCCAGACGGCTCCGACATCTCCTTCGTTGGAACAGTGAATCGACCGACATGATTCTGATCTCGCGTTCATCAAGGAAATGCTCCAGAAGATCCTTCGCAACCAAACCCTTGGCGTCGCCCCCAACTCCGATTCCGCTCCTACCTGGTTTAACAGCCCAGTCGCAGGAACCCCTCCTCAACAGACGACGACACCACAGATTGGGTCCACCAGTCAACCTACGGTGTGGATTCTTCCCAACCCTGAGTAGGAATTTCACCTAAAGCCAGCGACTTTACAGTTTTCGGCTCCACCCCCAGACCAACAAGCCGTTTCGCAGGTTTACACAACGGAGTATCCTAACAAACAGATGGAGCTTCCGATATTCGAAGGTAAAAGTCCTGACGATTGGTTGTTTAGGTTGGAGAAATGTTACGCTAGTAGAGGAATCCCTGATTACGTAAAGATAGACCTAGCTATTTCTTGTCTTACCGGCTCCTCGGTCACATGGTGGCGTATGGCGTATGGTAGACAGAGGATAGGTAGTTGGAAGGACTTTATGGAGAAATTTATAGTTCGTTTCAAACCTAGCAGAGGGTTGTCAGCTTTAGATCAACTGATGAGCATTCACCAGAAGGGCAGTGTTGATGAGTACCGTGAGCAGTTTCAAGAGTTGGCTGTAGAGTTGCCTCACTTCTCGAATGATGTCTTGGAGTCCGCATTTCTTCGTGGTCTGAGAAAGTGTATCAGGGATCAGGTGGTTCGTTGTAGACCATTCGACTTAGCTGAGATAGTTGATACAGCAAAGATGATTGAACACCAAGAGGCTGAGAATACTAGTCTGCAGTCAAGACCGTCTGTGAGATCTTATTACTCACCTACACATGGTCAAGCCACGAGCACTTCTCGGCCAGTGGATCAGTCCCAGGGCAAGCGTCCCAGGGCAAGCGCCCCATGGAGAACAATAAGGATTTTAAGAAAACCACTGGAGGCCAAGAAGGTCGTAACACCAACCCGTGTAGAAACTGTGGTGACAGGTGGTTTCCGGGTCATCGTTGCAAGCCCCAGCAGAAGTTAAAATGTTTGGAagtggctgaagaggatgagcAGTATTGTGATGCAGTTGAAGTTCAGCAAGGTCCAGAAGGACTGGAAGCTGATATAGAGGAGATACAAGAATATGAGGTCCTCTCTCTCAGCTCCCTATCGGGGTTAAGGGATGAAAAATCGATGAGAATGATGGAAAACTGGTGGACAAGGATGTCGTAGTATTGGTGGATTCTGGAGCCACCCGGAGTTTCGTAGATTATGATCTGGTGAAGAACTTGGGTCTATCCATTTCTACCACACGTGCATTTGGTGTTCGAGTTGGTGGAGGACGGATACTAAAAGGAAAGGGGAGAGTCTCTGGTACCCTGTTGGGAATTCAAGGTGTGGAGATAATGGAAGAGCTTTTGGTGATTGAGCTAGGCAGCACCGATCTGGTTTTGGGATATTCCTGGTTGGCAACTTTAGGAGATACCCGAATAAATTGGCTAAATAGGACCCTGAGTTGGAAGATTGGTGTCAAATGGGTAACTATTGTGGGAGACCCCTCCTTAAGCAAGGAACCGATCTCTCTGCATTCCATGGAAAGAGTTATTCAGCATAAAGGGAAAGCTTATTTGTTGGAGGTGACCACCTTGTTGGAAGGACGAGAACCACAAGATAAGAAAATTCCTGAAGTTGCAGTAGTTCAGGAACTAGTGTCAAGGTTTCAGTCGGTCTTTGAGATGCCCCaagctcttcctcctcctcgaaAAAGAGAACACGCTATTGATCTCCACGCGGGTACTACTCCGATCAACTTAAGGCCTTACCGTTATTCATTTGTCCAGAAGAATGAGATTGAAAATTTGGTACAGGAGATGTTGGATGCTCAAGTGATCAGACCCAATGTTAGTCCCTACTCAAGTCCGGTGTTACtagtaaagaagaaggatggtgGCTGGCGTTTCTGTGTGGATTACCGAGCACTTAACAAGGCTACCATTCGAGACAGATATCCCATTCCGGTCATCGAGGAGTTGCTAGATGAATTACAAGGAGCAACAGTCTTTTCTAAACTGGACCTAAAgtcgggttatcatcaaatACGGATGAGAGGTAGTGATGTGGAGAAGACAGCATTCAAAACGCATCAAGGTCATTACGAGTTCCTTGTAATGCCTtttggtctcaccaatgctccCTCAACTTTCCAGAGCATCATGAATGACCTGTTCAGGCCTTATCTAAGACGGTTTgtattgggttttttttatgACATTCTGGTTTATAGTCCAAATCTCCAAGAGCACTTGCAACACTTGCACCTGGTACTCAATCTGATGCAGCAGAACCGTTTCTACGCCAATGCTAAGTAATGCTCATTCGAAAACTCTGAAGTGTCGTACTTAGGCCATAAAATTTCTGCAGCAGGAGTTGCCGCGGATCCAGACAAGGTCGAAGCAATGCTTCAATGGCCCACACCCAATAACATCACGGAGTTGAGAGGGTTCCTTGGTTTAACCGGCTATTATCGTCGCTTTGTCAGGAATTATGGTCAAATGGCGAGACCTTTAACTGAATTACTCAAGAAGGGTGGGTTTGAGTGGAAACCGGAGGCTACTGCAGCTTTTCATCAGCTTAAGAAGACTGTGACAAGCTTACCAGTCTTGGCCTTACCAGATTTTAAGCAGGAGTTTACAATCGAAACATATGCATCTGGTGTGGGTATAGGAGCAGTATTATCCCAGAACAAGAGACCGATTTCTTTTCTCAGTCAAGCTTTCTCATCCAAGGGCAGAGTAAAATCGGTTTACGAGAGGGAACTGCTTGCAATCGTC
The sequence above is drawn from the Camelina sativa cultivar DH55 chromosome 4, Cs, whole genome shotgun sequence genome and encodes:
- the LOC104779654 gene encoding protein PHLOEM PROTEIN 2-LIKE A8-like; protein product: MAIFSPTQAHQVFLNYRGEQLRYSFVSHLVDAFERNEISFFVDKYEQRGKDLQNLFLRIQVSRIALAIFSTRYTESSWCLDELVKMKKLSDKRNLQIIPIFYKVKAEEVRNQTGDFGDNFWTLAKVSSGDQIKKWKEALECISDKMGLSLGDQSSEADFVKDVVTAVQSVVAATGLEEEEKHFGKKKRKDCKFELPGFKRSRTK